The following coding sequences are from one Malaciobacter pacificus window:
- a CDS encoding methyltransferase domain-containing protein — MKKFTNETMYEIINFMQNELLHKDSVQIKVLNPSVSKDLFSGEIIKLEEEFIYRSFKVWSDLSEILFCKMYVSSIDKYFMDLQFEKLNSNDSFHNQQLINPNDKYGIESIFFRINKNEDPTFLNNYVNALKNVKIEDKKVVLNLGINKADEFEVIKQTLDNNLADIEFHGVDFSSSAIEFSKERFPFNNFNFYNHDINKLDELDLPKADLLISIGTLQSSSLNFKLLFMNLIQNHLKDKGSVILGFPNCRWIGNEVVFGAKAKNYTFSEQSVLYNDVMFCKKYLQQKKYRVTLTGKNYLFLTATSIK, encoded by the coding sequence ATGAAAAAATTTACAAATGAAACAATGTATGAAATAATAAATTTCATGCAAAATGAGTTGTTACACAAAGATAGTGTTCAAATTAAGGTATTAAATCCAAGTGTATCAAAAGATTTATTTAGTGGTGAAATAATTAAACTAGAAGAGGAGTTTATTTATCGATCTTTTAAGGTTTGGAGTGATTTAAGTGAAATACTTTTTTGTAAAATGTATGTAAGTAGTATTGATAAATATTTTATGGATTTACAGTTTGAAAAACTAAATTCAAATGACTCTTTTCATAATCAACAACTAATCAATCCAAATGATAAGTATGGCATAGAATCAATATTTTTTAGAATTAATAAAAATGAAGACCCAACTTTTTTAAATAATTATGTAAATGCACTAAAAAATGTAAAGATTGAAGATAAAAAAGTAGTACTAAATTTAGGTATAAATAAAGCTGATGAATTTGAAGTAATTAAACAAACTCTTGATAATAATTTAGCAGATATTGAATTTCATGGAGTAGATTTCTCTTCTAGTGCTATTGAATTCTCAAAAGAAAGATTTCCTTTTAATAATTTTAATTTTTACAACCATGATATTAATAAGTTAGATGAGTTAGATTTACCAAAAGCAGATCTTTTGATTTCAATTGGTACTTTACAAAGTTCAAGTTTGAATTTTAAACTTTTATTTATGAATTTAATTCAGAACCATCTTAAAGATAAAGGCAGTGTTATTTTAGGATTTCCTAATTGTAGATGGATTGGAAATGAAGTTGTTTTTGGTGCAAAAGCAAAAAACTACACATTCTCTGAACAATCAGTATTGTATAATGATGTGATGTTTTGTAAGAAATATCTTCAACAAAAGAAATATAGGGTAACTTTAACAGGTAAAAACTACTTGTTTTTGACGGCTACATCAATAAAATAA
- a CDS encoding disulfide bond formation protein B gives MGSVLVFLSFLVSSIATLGSLFFSEIMNFVPCSMCWYQRIFMYPLVLIFLVNLLYPDNKLFKYAFPLVLGGLIMAIYHNLLMFGIITDDLTPCVQGVPCSTRYIDLLGFITIPFLSLVSFCMLFIFLIILKKGKYLDEK, from the coding sequence TTGGGTTCAGTTTTAGTTTTTTTATCTTTTCTTGTATCAAGTATTGCTACGCTTGGTAGTCTTTTCTTCTCAGAAATCATGAATTTTGTTCCTTGTTCTATGTGTTGGTACCAAAGAATATTTATGTATCCTTTAGTTTTAATATTTCTAGTGAATCTTTTATATCCAGATAATAAATTATTTAAGTATGCATTTCCTCTTGTTTTAGGAGGTCTTATAATGGCTATTTATCATAATTTACTAATGTTTGGAATTATTACTGATGATTTGACTCCGTGTGTTCAAGGAGTTCCTTGTTCTACTAGATATATAGATTTATTAGGTTTTATTACAATTCCATTTTTATCTTTAGTATCATTTTGTATGTTATTTATATTTTTAATTATTTTGAAAAAAGGAAAGTATTTAGATGAAAAATAA
- a CDS encoding DsbA family protein, with translation MKNKSLVAITLIVLIALFVGGGYAFKNKEEKKVQEVTASIDYKKDPFIREYSPSFGDNEKGIYVVEYIDPECESCALFNGIIKDFYKEYYKDIKLVIRYLANHKNSEYAIRIIEAAREQNKYLEVLDVVYSKQPLWAQHNNEKPELLMGFLEEVEGLDLVKLQKDMQNPEIKKRINLDLVDAQKLQVRGTPTIFINGKRLRSLSADALENLYISEAYK, from the coding sequence ATGAAAAATAAAAGTTTAGTTGCAATTACACTTATTGTTTTAATTGCTTTATTTGTTGGTGGTGGTTATGCATTCAAAAATAAAGAAGAAAAGAAAGTTCAAGAAGTTACAGCTTCAATAGATTATAAAAAAGACCCTTTTATAAGAGAGTATAGCCCATCATTTGGTGACAATGAAAAAGGTATTTATGTTGTAGAATATATAGATCCAGAATGTGAATCTTGTGCATTATTTAATGGTATTATTAAAGATTTTTATAAAGAGTATTATAAAGATATAAAGTTAGTTATTAGATATTTAGCTAATCACAAAAACTCAGAGTATGCTATTCGTATTATTGAAGCTGCTAGAGAGCAAAATAAATACTTAGAAGTATTAGATGTTGTATATTCTAAACAGCCTTTATGGGCACAGCATAATAATGAAAAACCAGAACTTTTAATGGGCTTTTTAGAAGAGGTTGAAGGTTTAGATTTAGTTAAATTACAAAAAGATATGCAAAATCCTGAAATCAAAAAAAGAATTAATTTAGATCTAGTTGATGCTCAAAAACTTCAAGTTAGAGGTACACCAACTATATTTATAAATGGTAAAAGGTTAAGAAGTTTATCTGCTGATGCTTTAGAAAACTTGTATATATCTGAAGCATATAAATAA
- a CDS encoding TlpA family protein disulfide reductase gives MIKTLVGLLSIMLLFTACDNKSSFDESLVAKTEVVEEKPFEPVDYALTTVDAKIIEFQSTPEGFNFNDYKGKKAVLIDVFATWCPPCIEDIPVFKELREKYKDDFEIVSVLFEKDKPLEEVLEFINKYNIPYPVTIGEENFVLAKDLGDIQKIPEKFLFSKDGEFIKKFVGNTSKESLEQYIKIAIEN, from the coding sequence ATGATAAAAACATTAGTTGGATTATTAAGTATTATGCTTTTATTCACAGCATGTGATAATAAAAGTAGTTTTGATGAAAGTTTAGTTGCTAAAACAGAAGTTGTAGAAGAAAAACCATTTGAGCCAGTTGATTATGCCTTAACAACTGTTGATGCAAAAATTATTGAATTTCAAAGTACACCAGAAGGTTTTAATTTTAATGACTATAAAGGTAAAAAAGCTGTACTAATTGATGTCTTTGCAACATGGTGTCCACCTTGTATTGAAGATATACCAGTTTTTAAAGAATTAAGAGAAAAATATAAAGATGACTTTGAAATAGTATCTGTTTTATTTGAAAAAGATAAACCTCTAGAAGAGGTTTTAGAATTTATAAATAAGTATAATATTCCTTATCCTGTGACAATTGGAGAAGAGAATTTTGTACTAGCAAAAGACTTAGGTGATATTCAAAAAATTCCTGAGAAATTTCTATTTTCTAAAGATGGTGAATTCATAAAAAAATTTGTGGGAAATACATCAAAAGAGAGTTTAGAACAATATATTAAAATTGCTATTGAAAACTAA
- a CDS encoding HAD family hydrolase produces the protein MKKYILFDNDGVLVETEPLYYEASKRALKEFFNVNLQFEDYMKIMTDGNGVWVAAPNASYEEVIIARNQRDVYYQEYLKKEDIAISGVHEILDELKQTYKMGIVTTSRRVDFEIIHNNRGITDFMEFVLCVEDYPRAKPFPDPYLKGLELFKAKKEETIVVEDSQRGLISANKAKIDCVIVHNKFTQTQDFSTAKYKIDSLKKLIDIL, from the coding sequence ATGAAAAAATATATATTATTTGATAATGATGGTGTTTTAGTTGAAACAGAACCATTATATTATGAAGCAAGCAAAAGAGCACTAAAAGAGTTTTTTAATGTTAACTTACAATTTGAAGATTATATGAAAATTATGACCGATGGAAATGGAGTTTGGGTAGCTGCACCAAATGCTTCATATGAAGAGGTAATAATTGCAAGAAATCAAAGGGATGTTTATTATCAAGAGTACTTAAAAAAAGAGGATATTGCAATAAGTGGTGTTCATGAAATATTAGATGAATTAAAACAAACCTATAAAATGGGTATAGTTACAACTTCAAGAAGAGTAGATTTTGAGATTATACATAATAATAGAGGAATAACAGACTTTATGGAGTTTGTTTTATGTGTTGAAGATTACCCACGAGCTAAACCATTCCCTGATCCATATTTAAAAGGATTAGAGCTATTTAAAGCAAAAAAAGAAGAAACAATAGTAGTTGAAGATTCACAAAGAGGTTTAATATCAGCAAATAAAGCCAAAATAGATTGCGTAATAGTTCATAATAAATTTACACAAACTCAAGATTTTTCAACAGCAAAATATAAAATTGATAGTTTAAAAAAACTAATAGATATTTTATAA